Proteins encoded within one genomic window of Citrobacter amalonaticus Y19:
- the atoD gene encoding acetate CoA-transferase subunit alpha: MKTKLITLQNAAGFFRDGMTIMVGGFMGVGTPPRLVEALLESGVRDLTLIANDTAFVDTGIGPLIVNGRVNKVIASHIGTNPETGRRMIAKEMEVQLVPQGTLIEQIRCGGAGLGGFLTPTGVGTIVEDGKQTLTLDGKTWLLERPLRADLALIRAHRADPLGNLTYQLSARNFNPLIALAADITLVEPDELVETGDLLPDQIVTPGAVIDHIVIPQESK; encoded by the coding sequence ATGAAAACAAAACTGATTACCTTACAAAACGCTGCCGGGTTCTTTCGTGACGGCATGACCATCATGGTTGGCGGTTTTATGGGGGTAGGGACCCCGCCCCGTCTTGTCGAAGCTTTGCTTGAATCCGGCGTCAGAGACCTGACCCTGATCGCCAACGATACCGCCTTTGTCGATACCGGTATCGGCCCTCTGATCGTCAATGGCCGGGTGAACAAAGTCATTGCGTCCCATATCGGCACCAACCCGGAAACCGGGCGTCGAATGATTGCCAAAGAGATGGAGGTTCAACTGGTGCCGCAAGGTACGCTGATTGAACAGATCCGCTGCGGCGGCGCAGGACTCGGCGGGTTCCTGACCCCCACCGGCGTCGGCACCATCGTGGAAGATGGCAAACAAACCCTGACGCTCGACGGAAAAACCTGGCTGCTGGAGCGCCCGTTGCGTGCCGATCTGGCACTCATCCGCGCGCACCGTGCCGACCCTCTCGGCAACCTGACCTACCAGCTCAGCGCCCGCAACTTTAACCCACTTATTGCCCTCGCCGCCGATATCACCCTGGTGGAACCTGACGAACTCGTTGAGACAGGCGATCTGCTGCCTGACCAGATAGTCACCCCCGGTGCGGTAATCGACCATATCGTCATTCCACAGGAGAGCAAATAA
- a CDS encoding 3-oxoacid CoA-transferase subunit B — translation MDAKQRIARRVAQELRDGDVVNLGIGLPTMVANYLPDDIHITLQSENGFLGLGPVTTAHPDLVNAGGQPCGILPGAAMFDSAMSFALIRGGHVDACVLGGLQVDEQANLANWVVPGKMVPGMGGAMDLVTGARKVIIAMEHCAKDGSAKILRHCTMPLTAQHAVHVLVTELAVFRFIDGKMWLTEIVDGCDLDTLRAKTEAHFEVAADLVVQRGDA, via the coding sequence ATGGATGCGAAACAACGTATTGCGCGCCGCGTGGCGCAAGAACTTCGTGATGGCGACGTCGTGAACTTAGGTATTGGCCTGCCGACGATGGTCGCCAACTACCTACCCGATGACATTCATATCACTCTGCAATCGGAAAACGGATTTCTCGGACTGGGGCCGGTCACCACCGCGCATCCCGATCTGGTGAACGCCGGTGGACAACCCTGTGGGATTTTGCCGGGCGCGGCGATGTTCGATAGCGCGATGTCATTCGCCCTGATCCGTGGCGGCCATGTGGACGCCTGCGTTCTGGGCGGGTTGCAGGTCGATGAACAGGCCAACCTCGCAAACTGGGTGGTGCCCGGCAAAATGGTCCCCGGTATGGGTGGCGCAATGGATCTGGTGACCGGCGCGCGCAAAGTCATTATTGCGATGGAGCACTGCGCGAAAGACGGCTCGGCGAAAATCCTCCGCCACTGCACCATGCCCCTGACGGCTCAGCATGCGGTGCATGTGCTGGTCACCGAACTCGCGGTGTTCCGCTTTATCGACGGCAAAATGTGGCTGACGGAAATCGTCGACGGGTGCGACCTTGATACCCTGCGCGCAAAAACCGAAGCGCACTTTGAGGTTGCCGCCGATCTGGTCGTTCAGCGAGGTGACGCATGA
- a CDS encoding TIGR00366 family protein, with protein MIGRISRFMTRFVSRWLPDPLIFAMLLTLLTFGIALWLTPQTPVAMVRFWGDGFWNLLAFGMQMALIIVTGHALASSGPVKNLLRTAASAAKTPAQGVMLVTFFGSVACVINWGFGLVVGAMFAREVARRVPGSDYPLLIACAYIGFLTWGGGFSGSMPLLAATPGNPVEHIAGLIPVSDTLFTGFNIFITVGLIVVMPFITRMMTPKPSDVVSVDPKLLMEEPDFQKTLPADAPPSEKLEESRILALIIGALGVAYLGIYFAEKGFNITINTVNLMFMIAGLLLHKTPMAYMRAISAAARSTAGILVQFPFYAGIQLMMEHSGLGGLITEFFINVANKDTFPVMTFFSSALINFAVPSGGGHWVIQGPFVMPAAQALGADLGKSVMAIAYGEQWMNMAQPFWALPALAIAGLGVRDIMGYCITALLFSGVIFVVGLTFF; from the coding sequence ATGATTGGCCGTATTTCGCGTTTCATGACGCGCTTCGTCAGTCGCTGGCTGCCCGACCCCCTGATTTTCGCCATGCTGTTGACGCTGCTGACGTTCGGCATCGCGCTGTGGTTAACACCGCAAACGCCCGTCGCCATGGTGCGTTTCTGGGGGGATGGTTTCTGGAACCTGCTGGCCTTCGGGATGCAGATGGCGTTGATCATCGTGACAGGCCACGCTCTGGCCAGTTCCGGTCCGGTGAAAAACCTGCTGCGTACCGCCGCGTCTGCCGCTAAAACGCCCGCTCAGGGCGTAATGCTGGTGACCTTCTTTGGATCCGTCGCCTGCGTCATCAACTGGGGTTTCGGCCTGGTGGTAGGGGCGATGTTTGCCCGTGAAGTTGCTCGTCGCGTGCCAGGTTCCGATTATCCGCTGCTGATTGCCTGCGCCTATATCGGTTTTCTGACCTGGGGCGGCGGCTTCTCCGGGTCGATGCCTTTGCTTGCGGCAACGCCGGGTAACCCGGTTGAACACATTGCAGGCCTGATTCCAGTCAGCGATACCCTGTTCACCGGTTTCAACATCTTCATCACCGTCGGGCTGATTGTGGTCATGCCGTTTATCACCCGCATGATGACGCCAAAACCGTCAGATGTGGTCAGCGTCGATCCGAAACTGCTGATGGAAGAACCTGATTTCCAGAAGACCTTGCCGGCAGATGCGCCTCCGTCAGAAAAACTGGAAGAGAGCCGTATCCTAGCGCTGATCATTGGGGCGTTAGGCGTCGCCTACCTCGGGATCTACTTCGCTGAGAAAGGGTTCAACATCACCATCAACACCGTCAACCTGATGTTCATGATTGCCGGTCTGCTGCTGCACAAAACGCCGATGGCCTATATGCGTGCCATCAGCGCCGCCGCGCGCAGCACCGCCGGTATCCTGGTGCAGTTCCCGTTCTATGCCGGGATCCAGTTGATGATGGAACACTCCGGTCTCGGGGGGCTTATCACCGAATTCTTCATCAACGTCGCCAATAAAGACACCTTCCCGGTCATGACCTTCTTCAGCTCCGCGCTGATCAACTTTGCCGTGCCGTCAGGCGGCGGTCACTGGGTTATTCAGGGACCGTTCGTGATGCCCGCCGCGCAGGCGTTAGGGGCCGATCTCGGTAAATCCGTCATGGCGATCGCCTACGGCGAGCAGTGGATGAACATGGCGCAACCCTTCTGGGCGCTTCCCGCACTGGCCATCGCCGGACTGGGGGTTCGCGACATCATGGGTTACTGCATCACAGCCCTGCTTTTCTCCGGCGTCATTTTTGTTGTCGGCCTGACCTTTTTCTGA
- a CDS encoding acetyl-CoA C-acetyltransferase: MKNCVIVSAARTAIGSFNGALATTSAIDLGATVINAALERAQLDPQRVDEVIMGNVLQAGLGQNPARQALLKSGLSETVCGFTVNKVCGSGLKSVALAAQAIQAGQAQALVAGGMENMSLAPYLLDAKARWGYRLGDGQLSDVILRDGLLCATHGYHMGITAENVAREYGISREMQDELALLSQQKAVAAINSGAFQAEIVPVSVTSRKKTIVFDRDEFPKADSSAEGLAALRPAFDKAGTVTAGNASGINDGAAALVVMEESAALAAGLKPLARIKAYASGGVAPALMGMGPVPATQKALQYSGLQLSDIDLIEANEAFAAQFLAVGKTLGFDPEKVNVNGGAIALGHPIGASGARILVTLLHALSARDKTLGLATLCIGGGQGIAMIVERMN, encoded by the coding sequence ATGAAAAATTGTGTCATCGTCAGCGCAGCACGTACCGCCATCGGCAGCTTCAACGGCGCACTGGCAACGACCAGCGCCATCGATCTTGGCGCGACCGTGATTAACGCCGCGCTGGAGCGCGCGCAACTCGATCCGCAGCGCGTGGATGAAGTGATCATGGGCAACGTGTTACAGGCAGGTCTGGGACAAAACCCGGCGCGCCAGGCACTGCTAAAGAGCGGCCTTAGTGAGACGGTCTGTGGCTTTACCGTCAACAAAGTCTGCGGTTCAGGGCTCAAAAGCGTCGCGCTGGCCGCCCAGGCGATTCAGGCCGGTCAGGCGCAGGCACTGGTCGCCGGCGGCATGGAAAACATGAGTCTGGCGCCATATCTGCTGGATGCGAAAGCCCGCTGGGGCTATCGCCTCGGCGACGGTCAGCTATCAGATGTGATTTTGCGTGACGGCCTGCTCTGCGCTACTCACGGCTATCACATGGGGATCACCGCCGAGAACGTCGCCCGCGAATACGGTATCAGCCGCGAAATGCAGGATGAGCTGGCGTTGCTCTCCCAGCAAAAAGCGGTAGCCGCCATCAATTCTGGTGCCTTTCAGGCCGAGATTGTGCCGGTCAGCGTCACGTCGCGGAAGAAAACCATCGTCTTTGACCGCGATGAATTCCCCAAAGCCGACTCGTCAGCGGAAGGCCTTGCCGCCCTGCGTCCGGCGTTTGATAAGGCCGGCACCGTCACCGCCGGTAACGCCTCAGGGATTAACGACGGCGCGGCGGCGCTGGTGGTCATGGAAGAATCTGCCGCGCTGGCAGCAGGGCTGAAACCGTTGGCACGCATTAAGGCCTACGCCAGCGGCGGCGTCGCCCCGGCGCTGATGGGAATGGGCCCTGTACCCGCCACGCAAAAGGCGCTGCAATACAGCGGACTACAGCTTTCGGATATCGATCTGATTGAAGCCAATGAGGCGTTTGCCGCGCAGTTCCTCGCCGTTGGCAAAACGCTGGGCTTCGACCCAGAGAAGGTGAACGTTAACGGGGGCGCGATTGCGCTTGGTCATCCCATCGGTGCCAGCGGCGCGCGAATTCTGGTGACATTACTGCATGCGCTTTCAGCCAGGGATAAAACGCTGGGTCTGGCGACGCTGTGTATCGGCGGCGGTCAGGGAATCGCCATGATTGTGGAAAGGATGAATTAA
- a CDS encoding MurR/RpiR family transcriptional regulator, whose protein sequence is MNIIEQLQLLVKTGSHAEQTISRYILATLSGAEKLTSTAISKKTQTSQPSIVRFAQSLGYTGFTSFKYDLIKCLRSEPETLLPAQATKNNVILSEFINNNNPAALNTFFEIINSSRNLYFCHPRELSSLLSNIIQDYSDIGKVCIPVEYQNAHSLLTNALTDCDSVILLPGLKDEPDNQLITLIREHEAASLAVACHQSGASLADVTLYTPQSSASPLSFAALKMSLHTLFFHALQYCYLNMNNEKTPHKR, encoded by the coding sequence ATGAACATTATCGAACAACTTCAGTTACTGGTAAAAACAGGCTCGCACGCGGAACAAACAATTAGCCGTTACATTCTGGCTACATTATCGGGCGCGGAAAAACTGACGTCGACGGCAATTTCAAAAAAGACACAGACCAGCCAACCCTCTATCGTGCGTTTTGCGCAATCCCTCGGTTATACGGGTTTTACGTCATTTAAATATGATTTAATTAAGTGTCTGCGTAGTGAACCAGAAACACTACTCCCGGCCCAGGCAACGAAGAACAACGTTATCCTTAGCGAGTTCATTAATAATAATAATCCGGCGGCACTCAACACTTTCTTTGAGATTATTAACTCCAGTCGCAACCTCTATTTCTGCCATCCGCGGGAATTAAGCTCTTTACTCAGCAATATTATTCAGGACTATAGCGATATTGGTAAAGTCTGTATTCCCGTAGAGTACCAGAATGCCCATTCACTGCTGACAAACGCCCTGACGGATTGCGATTCGGTGATCCTGCTGCCAGGACTCAAAGATGAGCCTGACAATCAATTGATTACGCTGATTCGAGAGCACGAAGCCGCCTCACTGGCGGTTGCCTGTCATCAGAGCGGCGCGTCGCTGGCCGATGTGACCTTATATACACCTCAGTCCAGTGCCAGTCCTCTTAGTTTCGCCGCGCTGAAAATGTCATTGCACACCCTCTTTTTCCATGCGCTGCAATATTGCTATCTGAATATGAATAATGAAAAGACGCCTCATAAACGATGA
- a CDS encoding Gfo/Idh/MocA family protein: MNKINAAVVGAGIYGKHHINAYHYNPWVNLVGFCEINPDIRARVAAEFQVPGYASLAELFAATEVDLVSIATPDPFHFDATIEAINAGKHVLIEKPMATTSAECREIIRCAQQQGVKIGVDYHKRWDGMAQHIHHELLKPETGQVLRGYMSMDDIIDVPKNWLSWANESSPVHFLGTHCFDLIRYYMNGANAVSVYAIGQKKKLVAEGIDSWDTIQSFVTFDNGAQWTVEVGWCLPPSFPKANDGRSFVITENNYYRADAQLRGYEMFTPQRSATPNYNFINYVNNKASGYGIQPIHDFVEHILFDTPYLATADDGLQATLICEAVHHSLSTGSIVQL; this comes from the coding sequence ATGAACAAAATCAATGCCGCGGTGGTGGGGGCTGGTATTTACGGCAAACATCATATCAATGCGTATCACTATAATCCGTGGGTGAATCTGGTGGGGTTTTGCGAGATCAATCCGGACATCCGCGCCAGAGTGGCGGCGGAGTTTCAGGTACCCGGTTACGCCTCGCTGGCAGAGTTATTTGCTGCGACGGAGGTTGATCTGGTGTCCATTGCCACACCGGATCCGTTCCACTTTGATGCCACCATTGAGGCCATCAACGCGGGTAAACATGTGCTGATTGAAAAACCGATGGCGACAACGTCGGCGGAATGTCGGGAAATCATCCGTTGTGCACAACAGCAGGGGGTAAAGATTGGTGTCGATTACCACAAGCGTTGGGACGGGATGGCGCAGCATATTCATCATGAGCTGTTGAAACCCGAAACCGGCCAGGTTCTGCGTGGCTACATGAGCATGGACGATATCATTGACGTGCCGAAAAACTGGCTGTCATGGGCGAACGAGAGCTCTCCCGTTCATTTCCTTGGAACACACTGCTTTGATTTGATTCGATATTATATGAATGGCGCCAATGCAGTAAGCGTCTATGCGATAGGACAGAAGAAGAAGCTGGTTGCGGAAGGCATCGATTCCTGGGACACCATTCAGTCTTTCGTCACGTTTGATAATGGCGCGCAATGGACTGTTGAAGTGGGGTGGTGCTTACCTCCTTCATTCCCCAAAGCAAATGACGGTCGCAGTTTTGTTATCACCGAGAATAACTATTATCGTGCCGACGCGCAGTTGCGGGGTTATGAAATGTTTACGCCACAGCGTAGCGCAACGCCAAATTATAATTTTATTAACTACGTTAATAATAAGGCTAGCGGTTACGGAATTCAGCCAATACATGATTTTGTTGAGCACATATTATTTGATACCCCGTATCTGGCAACCGCAGACGATGGGTTGCAGGCTACGTTAATTTGTGAAGCCGTGCACCACTCGTTATCAACAGGAAGTATTGTGCAGTTATAA
- a CDS encoding PTS glucitol/sorbitol transporter subunit IIB, with protein sequence MKTVLIKKGHSGIGDDMYLYRDPRMVILSLTGKTIDPVAKKLGEMLEMTVVNGFDAMPDDKKILCVVINCGGSLRCGIYPQKRIKTINVLPTGAMGPLAKYITEDIYISDVSLDSLSLIETINQPVNDDENVEFSEPLPAGNASAVARDTGQVKPRGSATNTALELMTSFATGIGNFVSLLYASARESVELCIKNVIPFMAFISVLIALVQETAIGQWTGNALSPLAGSLTGLFVIAIICGLPFISPILAPGAAIAQVVGVLVGTLIGSGVVSPLMALPALFAINVQVGADFIPVGLSMQEAKEKTIRLGVPSFLLSRMITAPLAVAIGYLFSFGLFN encoded by the coding sequence ATGAAAACTGTACTGATTAAAAAAGGTCATTCAGGGATTGGCGATGACATGTATTTATATCGCGATCCCCGCATGGTGATTCTGTCGTTAACCGGGAAAACCATTGATCCGGTCGCGAAAAAACTGGGTGAGATGCTGGAGATGACCGTGGTTAACGGTTTTGATGCCATGCCGGATGATAAGAAAATCCTCTGTGTGGTGATCAACTGTGGCGGTTCACTTCGCTGTGGCATCTATCCACAGAAAAGAATCAAGACAATCAACGTGCTGCCTACCGGTGCGATGGGGCCGCTGGCGAAATATATCACCGAGGATATCTACATCTCGGATGTCAGCCTTGACTCGCTTTCGCTGATTGAGACCATTAATCAACCGGTAAACGATGATGAAAACGTCGAGTTCAGTGAGCCTCTCCCGGCAGGCAATGCCAGTGCTGTGGCTCGCGATACCGGGCAGGTAAAACCGCGCGGTTCAGCGACCAACACCGCACTGGAGTTGATGACGAGTTTCGCGACGGGGATCGGTAACTTTGTCAGCCTTCTCTACGCCTCGGCGCGTGAATCGGTCGAGTTGTGTATTAAAAACGTGATCCCCTTTATGGCCTTTATCTCGGTGCTGATCGCGCTGGTTCAGGAAACCGCGATTGGCCAGTGGACCGGGAATGCGTTGTCGCCGCTTGCCGGATCGTTAACCGGGCTGTTTGTGATTGCGATTATCTGCGGCCTGCCATTTATTTCGCCCATTCTGGCTCCCGGCGCGGCGATTGCACAGGTCGTTGGCGTGCTGGTGGGAACGCTCATCGGTAGCGGGGTGGTTTCGCCTCTGATGGCGCTGCCGGCGCTGTTCGCGATTAACGTCCAGGTGGGGGCCGATTTCATTCCCGTTGGGCTGTCCATGCAGGAGGCGAAAGAGAAGACCATTCGTCTCGGTGTTCCCTCGTTCTTGTTATCACGGATGATTACCGCGCCTCTGGCGGTGGCCATCGGTTATCTGTTTTCGTTTGGCTTGTTTAACTGA
- a CDS encoding PTS glucitol/sorbitol transporter subunit IIA, translating to MKVLFSADVVKAGRKVEEGLLNGMLITFNDRAPEDYLDYVLVIKNIVCDVTPLQKTMDYVLQMNNHTWNITCWGEAAWQNLCELGHVTVVFDGAEKPIAYGSLHVNSHCSPSVNELIGPLKIMRKTNENCTD from the coding sequence ATGAAAGTACTATTTTCGGCTGACGTCGTAAAGGCTGGAAGAAAAGTGGAAGAGGGACTGCTTAATGGCATGTTGATTACCTTTAATGACCGCGCTCCGGAAGATTATCTCGACTACGTGCTGGTTATTAAGAATATTGTTTGTGATGTGACCCCATTACAAAAAACAATGGATTATGTTCTGCAGATGAATAATCACACCTGGAATATAACCTGCTGGGGGGAGGCTGCATGGCAAAATTTATGCGAGTTAGGCCATGTGACGGTGGTATTTGACGGGGCTGAAAAGCCAATAGCCTATGGTTCATTACACGTAAACAGTCATTGTTCTCCATCCGTAAATGAATTGATTGGCCCATTGAAAATAATGAGGAAAACCAATGAAAACTGTACTGATTAA
- a CDS encoding PTS glucitol/sorbitol transporter subunit IIC yields MIVEIAEGFIHLFQSAGKIFSGMIVSTIPMLITLILTVNFIMKLIGQQRMEKVATLMGKSKILTYGILPSFAWFFLSSPGALTMGKFLPERCKPAYQDALGSTVHPLTSLFPHIVPSELFIWLGVAAGLTRLDLPVADLALRYIAAGILLGFIRGFLTEYIFTRLEKRELNQE; encoded by the coding sequence ATGATAGTTGAAATTGCAGAAGGCTTTATCCATCTTTTCCAGAGCGCAGGTAAGATATTCTCCGGGATGATCGTCAGTACCATTCCGATGCTGATAACCTTAATTTTGACCGTTAATTTTATTATGAAATTAATTGGCCAACAGCGAATGGAAAAAGTCGCCACCCTGATGGGGAAATCAAAAATATTAACCTATGGAATTTTGCCCAGTTTTGCCTGGTTCTTCCTAAGCAGTCCGGGTGCGCTGACGATGGGTAAATTTTTGCCAGAACGCTGTAAACCCGCTTATCAGGATGCGCTGGGTAGTACCGTACACCCACTGACGTCTCTGTTCCCACACATTGTACCCTCGGAGCTATTTATCTGGCTGGGCGTCGCCGCCGGTCTGACCCGACTCGACCTGCCGGTTGCCGACCTGGCTTTGCGCTATATCGCCGCGGGTATTCTACTCGGCTTTATCCGTGGTTTTCTTACGGAATATATCTTCACCCGGCTGGAGAAACGCGAACTTAATCAGGAATAA
- the gyrA gene encoding DNA topoisomerase (ATP-hydrolyzing) subunit A: protein MSDLAREITPVNIEEELKNSYLDYAMSVIVGRALPDVRDGLKPVHRRVLYAMNVLGNDWNKAYKKSARVVGDVIGKYHPHGDSAVYDTIVRMAQPFSLRYMLVDGQGNFGSIDGDSAAAMRYTEIRLAKIAHELMADLEKETVDFVDNYDGTEKIPDVMPTKIPNLLVNGSSGIAVGMATNIPPHNLTEVVNGCLAYIDDEDISIEGLMEYIPGPDFPTAAIINGRRGIEEAYRTGRGKVYIRARAEVEADAKTGRETIIVHEIPYQVNKARLIEKIAELVKDKRVEGISALRDESDKDGMRIVIEVKRDAVGEVVLNNLYSQTQLQVSFGINMVALHHGQPKIMNLKDIISAFVRHRREVVTRRTIFELRKARDRAHILEALAIALANIDPIIELIRRAPTPAEAKAGLIARPWDLGNVAAMLERAGDDAARPEWLEPEFGVRDGQYYLTEQQAQAILDLRLQKLTGLEHEKLLDEYKELLEQIAELLHILGSADRLMEVIREELELIRDQFGDQRRTEITANSADINIEDLINQEDVVVTLSHQGYVKYQPLTDYEAQRRGGKGKSAARIKEEDFIDRLLVANTHDTILCFSSRGRLYWMKVYQLPEASRGARGRPIVNLLPLEANERITAILPVREYEEGVNVFMATASGTVKKTALTEFSRPRSAGIIAVNLNDGDELIGVDLTSGSDEVMLFSAAGKVVRFKENAVRAMGRTATGVRGIKLAGEDKVVSLIIPRGEGAILTVTQNGYGKRTAAEEYPTKSRATQGVISIKVTERNGSVVGAVQVDDCDQIMMITDAGTLVRTRVSEISVVGRNTQGVILIRTAEDENVVGLQRVAEPVDDEDLDSIDGSAAEGDDDIAPEAETDDDVADDADE from the coding sequence ATGAGCGACCTTGCGAGAGAAATTACACCGGTCAACATTGAGGAAGAGCTGAAGAACTCTTATCTGGATTATGCGATGTCGGTCATTGTTGGCCGTGCGCTGCCGGATGTCCGAGATGGCCTGAAGCCGGTACACCGTCGCGTACTTTACGCCATGAACGTATTGGGCAATGACTGGAACAAAGCCTACAAAAAATCGGCCCGTGTCGTTGGCGACGTCATCGGTAAATACCACCCGCACGGCGACTCTGCGGTATATGACACCATTGTTCGTATGGCTCAGCCGTTCTCGCTGCGTTATATGCTGGTGGATGGCCAGGGGAACTTCGGTTCCATCGATGGCGACTCTGCGGCGGCAATGCGTTATACGGAAATCCGTCTGGCGAAGATTGCCCATGAGTTGATGGCCGATCTGGAAAAAGAGACGGTTGATTTTGTCGACAACTATGACGGCACGGAAAAAATCCCTGACGTTATGCCGACCAAAATCCCTAACCTGTTAGTGAACGGTTCCTCCGGTATCGCGGTTGGGATGGCGACTAACATTCCCCCGCACAACCTGACTGAAGTAGTCAACGGTTGTCTGGCCTATATCGACGATGAAGACATCAGCATTGAAGGGCTGATGGAATACATCCCGGGTCCGGACTTCCCGACGGCGGCGATTATCAACGGTCGTCGCGGCATTGAAGAAGCCTACCGTACCGGTCGCGGCAAAGTGTACATTCGCGCCCGCGCGGAAGTGGAAGCTGACGCGAAAACCGGTCGTGAAACCATCATTGTTCATGAAATCCCGTATCAGGTGAACAAAGCGCGCCTGATCGAGAAAATTGCGGAACTGGTAAAAGACAAACGCGTTGAAGGCATCAGCGCGCTGCGTGATGAGTCTGATAAAGACGGTATGCGCATCGTGATTGAAGTTAAACGCGACGCGGTCGGTGAAGTGGTACTGAACAACCTCTACTCCCAGACCCAACTGCAGGTCTCTTTCGGTATCAACATGGTGGCACTGCACCATGGTCAGCCGAAGATCATGAACCTGAAAGACATTATTTCAGCGTTTGTGCGCCACCGTCGTGAAGTGGTGACCCGCCGTACCATTTTCGAACTGCGTAAAGCCCGCGATCGTGCGCATATCCTTGAAGCGCTGGCGATTGCGTTGGCGAACATCGACCCGATCATTGAACTGATCCGTCGCGCGCCGACCCCGGCGGAAGCGAAAGCGGGGCTGATTGCGCGTCCGTGGGATCTGGGCAACGTGGCGGCGATGCTGGAACGTGCCGGTGATGATGCCGCGCGTCCGGAGTGGCTGGAGCCTGAATTTGGCGTGCGTGACGGTCAGTACTACCTGACGGAACAGCAGGCCCAGGCGATTCTGGATCTGCGTTTGCAGAAACTGACCGGCCTTGAGCACGAAAAACTGCTCGACGAATACAAAGAACTGCTGGAACAGATTGCGGAACTGCTGCACATTCTGGGCAGCGCTGACCGCCTGATGGAAGTCATCCGCGAAGAGCTGGAACTGATCCGCGATCAGTTCGGCGACCAGCGTCGTACCGAAATCACCGCCAACAGCGCCGATATCAATATCGAAGATCTGATCAACCAGGAAGATGTGGTTGTCACCCTGTCTCACCAGGGCTACGTGAAGTATCAGCCGCTGACCGACTACGAAGCACAACGTCGTGGTGGGAAAGGCAAGTCTGCTGCGCGTATTAAAGAAGAAGACTTTATTGACCGCCTGCTGGTGGCCAACACCCATGACACGATCCTCTGCTTCTCCAGCCGTGGTCGCCTGTACTGGATGAAGGTGTATCAGTTACCTGAAGCGAGCCGTGGCGCGCGTGGTCGTCCGATCGTCAACCTGCTGCCGCTGGAAGCCAACGAACGCATCACCGCCATCCTGCCGGTACGTGAGTACGAAGAGGGCGTGAACGTCTTTATGGCGACTGCCAGCGGTACGGTGAAGAAAACGGCGCTGACCGAGTTCAGCCGTCCGCGTTCTGCCGGTATCATTGCGGTCAACCTGAACGACGGCGACGAACTGATTGGCGTGGATCTGACCTCCGGTTCCGACGAAGTCATGCTGTTCTCGGCGGCGGGCAAAGTGGTGCGCTTTAAAGAAAACGCGGTCCGTGCGATGGGTCGTACCGCGACCGGCGTCCGGGGTATCAAACTGGCGGGCGAAGACAAAGTCGTCTCCCTGATTATCCCACGCGGCGAAGGCGCGATCCTCACCGTGACGCAAAACGGTTACGGTAAGCGTACGGCGGCGGAAGAGTATCCGACCAAGTCCCGTGCGACACAGGGCGTTATCTCTATCAAAGTGACCGAGCGCAACGGTTCCGTTGTTGGCGCGGTGCAGGTCGATGACTGCGACCAGATCATGATGATCACCGATGCCGGTACGCTGGTGCGTACTCGTGTGTCGGAAATCAGCGTGGTAGGGCGTAACACTCAGGGCGTGATCCTCATCCGTACCGCGGAAGATGAAAACGTGGTGGGTCTGCAGCGTGTGGCTGAACCGGTAGATGACGAAGACCTCGACTCTATCGACGGTAGCGCGGCGGAAGGGGATGATGATATCGCCCCGGAAGCGGAAACCGATGATGATGTCGCAGACGATGCTGACGAGTAA